The nucleotide sequence CTGGCCTTCGCGATCGGCATGGTGGTCGATGCGGCCATCGTGGTGCTGGAGAACATCTACCGCTTGCGCGAGCGCGGTCTGCGCCCGGCCGAGGCCGCCTACAAGGGCGCTTCGCAGGTCTGGGGAGCCGTGTTGGTCTCCGCCTTGACCACGGTCATGGTCTTTATCCCCGTCCTGATCATGGATCTGGAGGTCGGCCAGCTCTTCCGCGACATCGCGGTCGCTATCTCGGTGTCCGTGCTGTTGTCTCTCGTCGTCTCCATCACCGTCATTCCAGCGCTCTCGAACTGGCTGTTCGGCTTCGGCGCCAAGCAGGGCGAACAGTCCTCCGTCACCCGGATGCGCCTGCCGGTGATCGACAGCTTCGCCGATGGCTTCGTTCGCGCCATCGTCGGGTTTCAGCGGCGCGTCGTCTCGAACCGCATGATGGCGATCTCCGTGGTCAGCGCCGTGACCCTGGTCGCCGGCGCAGCGGCCTGGCTGTTCCTCCCCAAGCTGGAGTACCTGCCGGAGGGCAACCGCAATCTCGTGCTGGGGATCATCATCCCGCCGCCGGGCTACAATCTCGACACCACAACCGACATTGCCGAAGGCATCGAAGGATCGGTCCGTCACCTTTGGTCTTCGGAGACCGGCCCGGAACGCAACGAGGGGGGGCCGCCGAAGATGGAGCGGTTCTTCTTCGTCGCGACCCGCTCGACGACCTTCGTCGGCGCAATCTCCGAAGAAGCGCAGAAGGCCAGCGAGCTGGTCCCGGTGCTGCGTGGCCCGGTCTTCAGCGAACCCGGGACCTTCGGCTTCATCAACCAGCCATCGATCTTCGGCCGGGGCATCGGCTCGGGCCGAACCATCGAACTCGATATCTCCGGCGCCGAGCTCGAGACCATCGTACCGGTCGCTCAGGAGGCAGCCGGCCGCGTCACCCAGATCTTCCCCTTCAGCGAGGGCAACCAGCTTCGTCCCAATCCGGGGCTCGAGTTGGGCGCGCCGGAGGTCAGGGTGCTGCCCGACCGCATGGCCTTGGCCGACGCAGGCGTCAGTGCGCGCGAGCTGGCCGACACGCTCGATGCCTTCAACGACGGCCTGCGTGTCGCCGAGATCACGATCGGCACGGAACGCATGGATCTGATCCTGGAAGGCCCGAAACAACTGGAAGAGTCCACGCAAGGAATCGGCAATCTGCCGGTCGTCACCAGCAGCGGTCTGATTCTACCGGCCGAAGCCTTGGCGAACGTGATCCTGACCGCGGGGCCCACGGAGATTCGACATCGCGAGCGGCTGCGCACCATCACGCTGGAGATCCGCCCCCGACCCGGACTGCCTTTGGAGGCGGCGGTGGAGCAGTTGGAACGCGAGGTTATTCAGCCAATGCGCGATGCCGGACTGCCACCGGACATCCGCATGTCCATCTCGGGAACGGCCGACAAGCTGAGCGAGACCTGGGACGCGATGATCTGGGATCTGCTGCTGGCGGTGGTCATCGTCTACCTAGTGATGGCCGTGCTGTTCGAGAGCTTCGTCTACCCGCTCATCATGCTCCTGGCGGTTCCGCTGGCCGCGGCCGGCGGCATCGGCGGCCTCGCGCTGCTCAACCTCTTCACCTATCAGCCGCTCGACATGCTGACTCTGCTCGGCTTCGTCATTCTGATCGGTATCGTGGTGAACAACGCGATTCTGCTGGTTCACCAGACCTTGCAGCAGATTCGCGAAGAAGGCATGGCGCCGGAGGCCGCGATCCTGGACGCGACTCGCAACCGAATCCGGCCGATCTTCATGTCCACCCTGACCAGTGTCTTCGGCATGTTGCCGCTGGTGGTGTTCCCCGGCGCAGGCTCGGAACTCTATCGCGGGCTGGGATCGGTGGTCGTCGGCGGGCTCTCCATGTCGGCGGTACTGACCCTACTGGTGGTGCCGCCGATGCTCAGCCTGCTCGTCGGCACCTTGGAGGGCGGCCGAACGGCCGCTCCCGCCGCCCGGCTGCCGGATCGTGCAGAACCTCAGCCCGGCGAGTAGGCCGCTACCCCACCTTCCGGATACGCAGGACGAAGTGATCGCCGTCCTGACGATTTTCGAGAAGTTCGTGACCCGTCGTCTCGCAGAAGCTGACGAAGTCCTGCGGCGCACTCGGGTCCGTAGCCAGCACTTCCAGCGTGCCGCCGGGCGGCACCTCCTTCATGGCCTTGCGCGCCCGCAAAACCGGTAGAGGGCACTTCATGCCCTTGGCATCGAGCGTCCGGTCGCTCTTCGGAGTCGCTTCGCTCATATCCCTCGATCCTGTCTTGTTAGCGCATAGCAGGCCAAGGCGGCCCAGCCGATCAGGAAGCTCACGCCCCCAATCGGCACGATCATGCCGAGCCAACGCGTGCCAGTCAGAGCCATGACGTAGAGCAGGCCGCTGAAAACCACGGTTCCGGCCAGAAAGCCGCTGCCGGCGAGCGTCAGACTTCGTGCCGGCGCCCGGGCCGCAAGAAGCGCGACAGTCAAGAGTCCGGCGACATGCAGCATCTGATAGCGCAGGCCGGTGGCCAGCCAGTCCAAGGCTTCCGGCGGCAGACGACCCTCCAGTCCATGGGCCGCGAAGGCGCCGATCGCCACGGAGAGGAAGCCGCTAACAGCGGCGGTCACAAGCCAAAAGGTCATGATCCAGCACTTACGACCAGACACCACGGCACTGCAAGACGTCGCGAAGCAAGCTCGGCCGGTCGGTCATAAGGCCGTCGACACCCAGGTCCAGCAGCCGTTCCATCTCGGCACGCTCATCGACGGTCCAGACATGGACCTGGATATCCCGGGCATGGGCCGCCCGAATCAGATTGCGCGTAACGAGGGGGATACCGCGAAACTGCGTCGGCACCTGCAAGGCACCGCAATCCGGAACACCGAGCGGAAGGCCGTAACCGGTCGCCCAGACACGGAACACGCCGAAAGGACCCGGCGACCAACAGAGCGCTGGCCCCAGCAGCTCTCGCAGGCGACGCACACGCGCCTCCTGGAAGCATCCGACGCAAACCCGATCGAGAGCCCCCGCATTGCGGATCGCCTCGACCATGGGGACGACGGCCGAATCGCTCTTCGGTTCCAGATTGATGCGCAGCTCGGGCCAAGCCGCCAACAGCTCGTCAAAGCGCGGGATCGGTTCGCCCGCCACCCGCAGATGGCGCAGTTCGGACCAGTCCAGTTCGCTCACGCTTTGCGGCCGGCCGGCGAGCCGAGCCAAGTCGTCGTCGTGAAAGACGACTGCAACTCCGTCCCGCGTCGCTTGGATATCCGTCTCGATGTATCGATAACCAAGCCCCACGGCATGGGCGAAAGCCGCGAGTGTGTTTTCCGGAGCCTCAAGAGCGCCGCCCCGATGGGCGAAAGCGAGCGGACGGTTCGATTGGAGGAACGCATACGAGAGCATTGACCGCAGAACCTTGGCAGTTGTATCGACACGATGGAGGATCTTGGGGGAGACCTCGGCGTCGAGAATGCGAATTATCTTTACGATTTTCGTAAGTTCGCGTATTTATAATTCAACCAATCGGCGCAGATATCCAATCGTCCTGGCTTCCCTTGCCGAGAATGCGCCACAAAACGCAACGGTGGGAAGGTTCTTGATTTATGGCTGATACACGGGACTCCGCGGCCTGGGCACCGCACCCGGTTGACGCTTACGTCGGCCATCGGCTGCGGCAACGCAGGGTGGCTGTAGGTCTGACTCAGGATAAACTTGCCAAATCCGTCGGCATCACCTTCCAGCAGGTCCAGAAGTACGAGCGCGGCACCAATCGGATCGTCGCCAGCCGACTCTACGAATTGGCCCAAGTGCTGCGGGTTTCGGTCGACTACTTCTTCAAGGATTTCGAGATAGAGGCCGGCAGGCCGTCTGATGCGAGCGCCGCGGATCAGGGCGAGGCCGGCTTCTCGGACGTTATGGGGGAGCGTGAAACGCTGTCGTTGGTGCGCGCCTTCCACAGGATCGGAAACGGTATCGTGCGCCGCCGCCTGGCCGAGCTGATTCGCTCCCTTGGCGAGTCGAACAGAAACCTCTGCTGAAACCCCTTTGGTACCGCCGTGGACCGTTCGCGGCATGGCGGCAAAGAGTGCGGTCTGTCCTGCCGGGTCCCCACTCTCTGGGCGCCGCGCCGCTTTGATGCTACATCCGCCGCGCCATGAACCTGAACGACTTCGATTTTCACCTGCCGACTAAGCTGATCGCCCAGCGGCCCGTCGCACCGCGCGATGCCGCCAGACTGCTGCAGGTTGACTCTGCTCTGACCGACCGTGGCGTCAAAGAGTTGCCGAACCTTCTGTCGCCCGGAGATCTGCTGGTCTTCAACGATACGCGCGTGATCCCGGCACGATTGGTTGGCCGGAAAGGTGCAGGCAAGGTCGAGATTACCCTGCACAAGCAGGCCGAGCCGGACAGCTGGTACGCTTTCGCCAAGCCCGCCAAGAAGCTGCAACCCGGCGACCGGATCGACTTCGAAGACGGCTTCGCAGCCAAGGTTGTCGAGAAGGGTCAGGGCGGAGAGGCACGCCTGACCTTCGATCGCGCCGGCATGGATCTGCTGGCGGCGCTGCATGCTCAGGGGACCATGCCTCTGCCGCCCTACATCAAGCGCACGGGCGGCGCGGATGCGCAGGACCGCAGCGACTACCAGACGATCTACGCGGCCCGGGAAGGCGCCGTGGCAGCCCCGACCGCCGGGCTGCACTTCACACCTGAGCTTCTGGCAGGGTTGGAGGCCCGCGGTGTCAAGCGTGCGACCCTGACCTTGCACGTCGGCGCCGGGACCTTTCTGCCGGTGAAGACCGAACGAGTCGCGGACCATCGTATGCATACCGAGGTCGGCGAAATCTCGCCCGAGGCCGCCGCAGCCATCAATGCCACGAAAGCCGATGGCAAGAAGATCGTCTCCGTCGGCACGACCAGCCTGCGACTGCTGGAGCATGTCGCCGGCGAGGATGGCCAGGTCGCGCCTTTTACGGGTGAAACCGACCTGTTCATCCTGCCTGGTTATCGCTTCAAGCTGGTCGACAGGCTGATGACCAACTTCCACCTGCCGAGGTCGACCCTCTTCATGCTGGTTTGCGCCTTCGCCGGCAAAGAGCGGATGACGGCGGCCTATGCCCATGCCGTCGCCGCAGGCTATCGCTTCTACTCCTATGGCGATTCTTCGCTGCTGGACCGGGCATGAGCGTCGGTTTCGAGGTGACAGCCCGCGGGGGCGCGGCGCGGCGCGGAAGGCTGACCACCGCGCATGGACCGCTGGACACCCCGGCCTTCATGCCGGTCGGCACGGCAGCCACGGTCAAGGGCGTTCAACCGGAACAGGTCAAGGCGCTGGGCGCGCAAATGGTGCTGGCCAACACCTACCATCTGATGCTGCGCCCGACCGCCGAGGTGGTCGATAAGCTGGGTGGCCTGCATCGCTTCATGCAATGGCCGGGGCCGATCCTGACCGACTCGGGCGGGTTTCAGGTCATGTCCCTGGCGAAGCTGCGCAAACTGGAAGAGTCGGGGGTTACCTTCAAGTCTCACGTCGACGGGACCGAACACCGCCTGACGCCCGAGCGGGCTGTCGAGATCCAGGACCTGCTCGATTCCACGATCACGATGGTGCTGGACGAGTGTACGGCTTGGCCGGCAACGCAGGCGGAGGCGGCAAGCTCCATGGAGCTGTCCATGCGCTGGGCGGCCCGCTGCCGTGATGCCTTCCGCCAACGCGAAGGCTACGGCCTGTTCGGGATTGTCCAGGGCAGCGTTTATCCCGACCTGCGCGAGCGCTCGGCCCGAGCCTTGATCGATATCGGCTTCGACGGCTATGCCGTGGGCGGCTTGGCCGTCGGCGAACCGCATCAGGAGATGCTGCAAATCCTGGAAACGACGGTGCCGCAGCTGCCCGAGGACCGTCCGCGGTACCTGATGGGGGTGGGCAAGCCCCAGGACATCGTCGAAGCGGTTTGGCGGGGCGTCGACATGTTCGACTGCGTGCTGCCGACCCGCTGCGGACGCACGGGCCTTGCCTTCGTCCGGCGCGGCAAGGTGGTCATGAAAAACGCCCGTCATCGCGAAGACCCACGGCCACTTGACGAGACTTGCGCCTGCCCGGCCTGTGCCGGCGGCTTCTCGCGCGGGTACCTGCATCATCTCTTCCGCACGGAAGAGATGCTTGGGCCGATCCTCATGACGCTGCACAATCTCACCCACTATCAGACCCTGATGGCCGAGCTGCGAGCCGCCATCGAAGCCGACTGTCTGGAGGAGTACAGAGCGTGGTTCCAGGCCGAACAGGCCAAGGGCGACATCCCGCCCCTTTAGGCGATGCCGCGCGTGACACGAGAGCCGCGATCCGCGAGCAGGCCCTGGCGATCGGCTTCGACGCCGTCGGTTTCGCGCCAGCCGCCACCTCGCAAGCCGCCAAGCAGGGCCTGACCGACTTCCTCTCCCAGGGCTGGCACGGCGACATGGGCTGGATGGCGGAAACGGCGGAGCGCCGTGCCGATCCGCGGTCGCTCTGGCCGCACGCGCGCTCGGTGATCGTTCTGGCGATGAACTACGGTCCGGCAGAAGATCCCCTGGATCTGCTGCGCCAACCCAAACGTGGCAATGTCTCCGTCTACGCTCGCAATCGCGACTATCACGATACCCTGAAAAAGCGGCTGAAACGTCTGGCACGCGGGCTGGTCGAGCGCGAAGGCTGCCAGGTCAAGGTCTTCGTCGACACCGCGCCCGTCATGGAAAAACCTCTGGCCCAGGCCGCAGGACTGGGCTGGCAGGGCAAACACACCAACCTGCTGTCGCGTGAACTCGGCAACTGGTTGTTCCTGGGCAGCATCTTTACCGATCTGGAGCTAGCGCCCGATACCCCGGAACTAGACCACTGCGGCTCCTGCAACGCCTGTCTGGACGCCTGCCCAACGGCGGCCTTTCCCGCGCCCTATCGGCTCGACGCCCGGCGCTGCATCTCCTATCTGACCATTGAGCACAAGGGCCATATCGATCGCGCGTTGCGCGTCGCCCTTGGCAACCGAATCTACGGCTGCGACGACTGTCTGGCGGTCTGTCCCTGGAACAAGTTCGCGCAGCGCAGCGCCGAGCCGGACTTCCTGCCGCGCGCCGAACTGACGGCTCCCCGCTTGGCCGACCTCGCCGCACTCGACGATACCGGCTTCCGTCACGTCTTCTCCGGCAGCCCGATCAAGCGGATCGGGCGTGACCGATTCCTGCGTAACGTCTTGATCGCTATCGGCAATTCCAATGCAGCCGAGCTGGTCGCCACTTTGCGTCCTCTGCTCGACGATCCCTCTCCGCTGGTCCGCGCCATGGCGGTCTGGGCGCTCGGCCGCCTCGACACTATCGCCTTCATGGAGGAGAGAAACGCACGCATCGACGCCGAAAGCGACCCGGCCGTCAGCGCCGAATGGTCAAGCCCTGACCGGGGATCGGCGGGATGAGTGTACGCCGCTGCAGGTCGTAGCAGATGAAAGTGTGGCGATAGGGCTGGGCCAAGGCACAGGGGGCGCCAAGGGTGTCACGTCCATAGTAGATCAGCCGCTGATAATCGCCGTTGCAGCTTCGCAGCGCCGAGTCGTAGAGCTCGGCCTCGTTGTTCAACGCCGGGCCGTAGCAGAGCGAGATGACGCCCGGGCGCACAAGGTCGGACTGCGGCCCTTCCTGCAATTTCTGAGCGAGGTAGAGCTCGTTGATCTCCTCGACCAGCGCCTTGGGCGACGCGATCGGATAGGGATATTCAGCGCAGCCGGCGAGAAGCAGGAGCGCGAAGAGGATCGGCAACCCGGCAAGGCGAGGCAAGAAGGTCATGCGGCGGACAATAGCGACTTCGCCGATGCCAGTAAAAGCGCTTTGACACGGCTGACATGGCCGTCAGCATGAAAACTCGCTGTCGTCCGAGTCGCCGCCGCAAGGACTGAGTGTTCGAGGCTTTTCTCCACCATGAATCTCGTCTTTTTCGCCCTGGTCGCAATCGCCTTTGCCGTCGCGGCAGTGCGGCAGCTTCTCTGGAACGCCGGCGGGCTGGATGAAGTGGCGCCCATGGCGCTTCTCACCGACGAGATGATCGCCGCCGCCCGCGCCTCGGTCGAACTGGCGATCGGACTGGTCGGTGTCATGGCGCTGTTCCTCGGCCTGATGAAGGTGGCCGAGCAAGGCGGCCTGCTCGTGATCATCGCCAAGACCGTGCGGCCGCTGATGACTCGTCTGTTTCCCGATGTGCCGCCGAACCACCCGGCCATGGGCGCCATGATCCTCAACATCTCGGCCAATGTGCTGGGTCTGGGCAATGCGGCCACACCCTTCGGCATTCGCGCGATGCAGGAGCTGGACAAGCTCAACCCGCACAAGGGCACGGCGACCAACGCCATGGCGCTGTTTCTCGCGATCAATACCTCCTCGGTCACGCTGCTGCCGACCGGTGTGATCGCCCTGCGCGCTTCACTGGGTTCGACCGAGCCAGCCGCCATCGTACCCACCACCCTGGTCGCCACCCTCTGCTCGACCATCGTTGCCATCGTTGTCGCCAAGTCTCTGCAGCGCTTCTTTGCAACACCGTCGCCGGACCCCGAGGTCGAAGCGGCCGAGCAGGCAAGCGGCGCGGCCGCCGCGGAGAGATCGGAAATCCCGGGCGATATACCCGATGCGCCGGCAGGATCGGACGAAGCCTATCCGCTCCGGGTCTCTCTGCTGGTCCTGCTCGGCGTCGCCACGCTGGTGCCACTCACGGTTCTCTATGGCCGTGAGATCTCGCCCTGGATCGTGCCGGCGCTGATGGTCGGCCTACTCGGCTTCGGCATGGCCAAGGGGGTCCGGGTGTACGAGTGCTTCGTCGAGGGTGCCAAGGACGGTTTTCAGGTCGCGCTCAAGATCATTCCCTATCTGGTCGCGATTCTGGTGGCGGTCGCCATGTTCCGGGCAAGCGGTGCTCTGGAGGCACTGGTCGTCGCCATCGGGTCCGTGACCGACCCTCTTGGCCTGCCGGCCGAAGCGGTGCCCATGGCGCTCCTGCGTCCCCTGTCCGGCTCCGGCGCCTATGGGGTCATGACGTCGATCATGCAGGACCCGGCGACGGGACCCGATACCTACGTCGGGTTCCTGGTCTCCACTCTGCAGGGCTCGACCGAGACGACTTTCTATGTGCTGGCCGTTTACTTTGGTGCGGTGCAGATCCGGCGCATCCGCCATGCCCTCGCCGCCGGCATCTCCGCCGACATCGCGGGCGTGATCGCCGCCGTCGCCATCGTCGGACTGCTGTTCGGCGCGTTGTGATCAGGGCGCAGTGATCGGGGAGAGTGCGATGCAGCAGGAGGACGACACGCGGATCCCGACCCATCTCTGGGTCATGGCCCAGGTGCGCCGCTGCAACGACGGTGGCCAGCCTGCCTATGTGCTCCGCAAGGGCGAACGCATGAGCGGCCTGGTACTGGTGAAGCTCGCCTTGCTCGACGGCACCGCCAAGGTCCTTGTCCAACAGCGCGATCTCGACGGCCGGCTCGGCTGGATGCTCGCCAAGGGCGACGGCCCGATCGCGGAGCCAGAAGCCGATGCCTATATCGCCCGTACCATCGACCGGGACCCCGACCTCTGGGTTGTCGAGGTCGAGGCGCGCGACGGCTTGAACCCCTTCGAGGGGACAGCGATTTGAGGGGTCCGACAGGGCTTCACCGCCAGCCTTTGACCTGCGGCACGGCTTCGGCTTGACTGCCGCACATGCTCCCTCGCCCCCAGACAAAGGCGAAGACCGCCCTCGCCCGTGCCCAGATGGCTTTAGCCGCCGGCGACCTACCGGGCGCAGAGGCGATCTTGAGCCGGCATCTGCAGCGCAAGCCGAAAGACGCCGAAGCGTTAGCCCTGGCCGGCGTGATAGCGCTCCAGCGCGGTGCGACCGGGGAAGCGCAGCGCCGCCTGCGCCGGGCAGCCAAATTGCGACCCGACGATGCCGCATTGCTCACCAACCTGGGTATCGCCGAAGAGGCGGCCGGGGAGCCCGACGCAGCCGTCGCGAGTTTGACCCGAGCTTGCGCTCTGCGCCCCGACTTCGCACAGGCGCTCTATAACCTCGGCATCCTCTTGCGCCGGTTGGAGCGGCCCACTGAGGCGGCTGAGGCCCTGGCGCGAGCCAGCAACCTGGAGCCCGGTCACGGTAAAGCCAAGTCGGCCCTGGCCGGTGCCTTGCTCGATGCCGGCCGGTCCGATGAGGCGCTGACCGCAGCCGAACATGCCTTGGAGACGAGCGACGGCGAAGATATCCGCCTGACCGCAGGACTCGCCGCCAAGACGCTGGGGCGGTGGAAACAGGCTGCGCTGCATCTCGAGCAAGCCGGACAGCGGCCCGAGGCGCTGTTGGAGCTGGCCCACTGCCGGCAGGAAGCCGGCGAATCGACGGCGGCTCAAACCGCCTATCGCGCCGCCCTCGCTCTCGATCCGAGCCTCTATGCCGCAGCGGTCAAACGGCTGGTCTCCGCCGCCAAGGGAGAGCTGCCGCTGCGTCCCGCCGCGCTACGCGCCTGGCTCCTCGGCTAGCGGTTCGGCTGTATCGGTCTGAGCGCGGTAGTGTTTGCGGTAGACGCCCGGCTCTGCGGCCAAGGCGCCTTGCACCTGCGCGAAGGCCGCGGCCGCGGCCTCGTCGAGGGCGGCACAGTCCAGGTCCAGAGGCTGGCGCGGCACAGGTAAGCACTGCGCCACCGGGGTCCCCTTCGGCAGAACACCGGTGAAATCTGGATCGCGCCAAACGGCCGGAAAGTGCACGAAGGAATCGGAGAAGCCGTCGCAATCGACCAAACCGGTCAGAGTGGTGAAAGGCAGGTCGGCCCGGTTGACCGGATGCAGGCACAGCAGCGACCAGCCGGCCGGCAAGGCGATGGTCCAGAAGGAGTTGAACTTGACGACCAGCGCCTCGGGATCGTGCAGCGGCGAACCGGTGGCCTGCTCCGGGAAATGGCAGGAAATGGGCGCGCGCGTGTAGGGGCCGGTGGCACCCGGAGGCGGAACCGGCCAGTCCCAGGCAAAGCGACCCGACTCGACCTGCAGATCGCAGGCCAGCGGCATCACGAAGCCGGCGGACATGGCATCCACGAAGGGCGGGCACTGCTTCACCGTGCGCAGCGAAAACCCGAGATCGTCGGAGAAGGCTTCGCTGGGCATGGCTCGCAGCCAATCGGGCAGCGCGCGGCGGGATGGCAGCGGCTGCGGCAGGATCGGCTGCAGCTCGGGCGGACAGCGGAAGGTCACTTTCATAGGACTGCCCCGGGCCTACTGCGCCGGCTGAGGCTGAGGTTGGCCCTGAGGCTGGAGCGCCGGCGACCCGTCGCGACCTCGGTCCAGGCCCGAGGTCATCTCGGCGTCCGCGCGCTTGGCCGCCTCGATCCTCCGTTCCTCCTCCGCCCGCTCCGCCCGGCGCTTCATCTCCAGGGCAATGGCGGCGACCACCGTAAGGACAATGAAGATCACCGCCAAGGCGTTGACCTCCGGCGTCAGGCTGAGGCGCGCCATGGAGGCGAGCTGAATGGTCAGCGTGGTCTCACCCCCGATTGCGAAGACCGTCGTGTTGAAGTTCTCGAAGGACTGCAGGAAGGCAAGCACCGCCGCCGTGAAGATCGTCGGACGCAGGAACGGCAGAGTGATCTTCCAAAAGACCTGACGATGGGAGGCACCGAGATCGAGCGCGGCCTCCTCCAGCGCATGATCGAAGCGCTGGAGCCGTGCCATGAAGAGCAGCATGCAGTAAGCCGAGATGAAGGTCGCCTGCGCCAGAATCGCCAAAAGAAGCCCGCCAGGAACGCCGAGATTGTTCCAGAACACCAGGGTCGAGATGCCGAGGATGATGCCCGGGGTCAGCAGCGGCGAGACCAGAACGCCGTACAGGAACGTCCGGCCGCGCGTCTTAAGGCGAGTCAGCAGCAGAGCCCCGGACAGTCCCAGCGTGATCGACAGGGCGACGACGCCGGCACCGATGATGAGGGAGTTCACCACGGCAGCCCAGATCTGGGCGTTGTCGAAGAGCCGCTCGAACCAGTGGAAGGTCAGTCCCTCGAAGGGAATGGCCCGCGGGATGCCCGGTTCGTTGAAAGCCGCCACGAACATGAAGATCAGCGGCAGGAACATGTAGCCGAAGAAGATCACCAGGTAACCCTTGACGGCCCAACGGGTCATGTCCTCGGCCCGAAAGCTCGGCTTCCTGGATCGCGCCATCGTCCCTGCTCCCGCCGGTTCCGTTTCCACCTACTTCGCGATGTCCTGCAGGCTGACCTTGAACAGACGCATCATGACGAGAATGAAAACGATGCAGGTGGTCAGCAGCGTGAAGGCATAGGCCGAGCCGAGGCCCCAGTCGTTGCCCTCGTTGAAGGCGTCGTAGATCACCTCGGTGAACCACTTGGAAGTCGTGCCGCCGAGGATCAGAGGGACGGCATAGGAGCCCGCCGCCAACATGAAGGTCATGATGCAACCGACGGCAATGCCAGGCTTGGCGTGGGGGATCACCACGCGCAGGTGAATGCGCCACCAGGGCGCCCCCAGATCGCGCGCCGCCTCGATCTGGTTCCTATCCAGCGTGTCGATGGTATTGTAGATCGGAAAGATCATGAAGAGGATGTAGGCGTAGGTCATGCCGATGATCACGGCGCCGTTGCCCTGACGCCATCGGATCGGCTCGCCGATCACACCCAGCGCCAGAAGCAGTTCGTTGATCACGCCTCCATCGGACAACAGCATAAGCCAGGCGAAGGTACGCAGGATCTCATTGATCCAGTAAGGCACGATCAACGCCAGCATCAGCAAGGCGGCCTGTTCGCCGGGCGCAGCCTTCGCCAGATAGAAGGCGATCGGGTAGCAGACGATCAGACAGATCAGGGTCACCAGCACCGAGGCCCAGATCGTCTTCAGGAAGATCGAGCGGTTCAGATCGTTTTCGACCAGTTCCCGGTAATTGGCGAGACCGTACTGCGGCGCAGCGGCCAGCCGCGCCTGTTCCAGGCTCCTATCGTTTTCGGCAATGACAAGGCGATTGCCGTCGATCTGTACCTCAAGGTCGACGATCTCCGCGCGCAGAGCCTCAGGTGTGGCCGCTGCCGCCTGCTGCCGAGTGCCGGAGGCGAAGGGATTTAGCAGCGTCGCGCCGCCGCGCTGAACCTCGGGATCGGGTTCGCCCGCCTCGAGGGCCTCGATCCGCGTCCGCAGCCTGCCGACGGCGCGTTCGGCGCGTGTAATCTCTACGAAGAGGCGGTCCGTATTCGCCTGGATCTGCGCCGCACGCGCGCTGGCGGCCGGGTCGCTGTAGGTCAGCGACTTCTCCAGCATCAGAAGCTGCGGCAGGACGATCATGCCGACCATCCAGATGCCGCACCCGAGGAAGATGTAGGCGGTCATGACGCCGCCATAGCGGCGGACGAAATCCTGAACGGCCTGCATCGACTTGCCCCCTCCCCGCTGTATCTAGGCCGCCGCCGCGCTGTCGGGGCTTTCGCTCGGCAGAGCGACGGCTGCGTCGGCGGAGAAGCCGATGGTTACCTGCTGTCCCTGCGCGAGCCTCGACAGATCGCGGTCGTTGGTCAGGTGGACGATTAGACTGCGTCCCTGATCGCCGCGCACAAAGAGGTTGACGTAGGCGCCCTCCAGATCGATGCGCTCCACCTCGCTGACGAAGGTGTTGTCAGGCAGATTCGTCTCCGGCCGGTCTTCGTCGAGAAGCAGGCAGCGCTCGGGCCGCACGAAAACCGACGCCATCTCGCCCGGCGTCAGATTTTCCCGATTACGGGCGCGCAAAAGACCGCGAGGCGTCTC is from Algihabitans albus and encodes:
- a CDS encoding efflux RND transporter permease subunit gives rise to the protein MNLIRLAIERPTAVIAAVIMVVMFGWVALQAIPIQLAPDVNRPVITVQTVWPGAAPVEVEREIVNRQEDALKGLEGLDTITSRAETGRARVSLEFAISTNMDRALLLVANRLDRVSDYPEEVDEPTIDTSGSDDNPIAWFNIVRLPGNEQPIHTYGDFVDDVIIDRLERVSGVANINVFGGSERQIEVIVEPELLARYQLTVTDVVATLRAANASVSAGDVEEGKRRYVVRTEGELDTVQSVGDVVLRSEGDGLAGVGRVTVADIAIVQFGYTEPTARIRMNGQAALAMNAVRETGANVIETMEGIRLALDDLRAFQVPNAGLELRQVYDETVYINSAIDLVNQNIYIGGSLAALLLLIFLRSGRATLIISLAIPVSVIGAFVAMAALGRSINVISLAGLAFAIGMVVDAAIVVLENIYRLRERGLRPAEAAYKGASQVWGAVLVSALTTVMVFIPVLIMDLEVGQLFRDIAVAISVSVLLSLVVSITVIPALSNWLFGFGAKQGEQSSVTRMRLPVIDSFADGFVRAIVGFQRRVVSNRMMAISVVSAVTLVAGAAAWLFLPKLEYLPEGNRNLVLGIIIPPPGYNLDTTTDIAEGIEGSVRHLWSSETGPERNEGGPPKMERFFFVATRSTTFVGAISEEAQKASELVPVLRGPVFSEPGTFGFINQPSIFGRGIGSGRTIELDISGAELETIVPVAQEAAGRVTQIFPFSEGNQLRPNPGLELGAPEVRVLPDRMALADAGVSARELADTLDAFNDGLRVAEITIGTERMDLILEGPKQLEESTQGIGNLPVVTSSGLILPAEALANVILTAGPTEIRHRERLRTITLEIRPRPGLPLEAAVEQLEREVIQPMRDAGLPPDIRMSISGTADKLSETWDAMIWDLLLAVVIVYLVMAVLFESFVYPLIMLLAVPLAAAGGIGGLALLNLFTYQPLDMLTLLGFVILIGIVVNNAILLVHQTLQQIREEGMAPEAAILDATRNRIRPIFMSTLTSVFGMLPLVVFPGAGSELYRGLGSVVVGGLSMSAVLTLLVVPPMLSLLVGTLEGGRTAAPAARLPDRAEPQPGE
- a CDS encoding sulfurtransferase TusA family protein, producing MSEATPKSDRTLDAKGMKCPLPVLRARKAMKEVPPGGTLEVLATDPSAPQDFVSFCETTGHELLENRQDGDHFVLRIRKVG
- a CDS encoding DUF423 domain-containing protein, producing MTFWLVTAAVSGFLSVAIGAFAAHGLEGRLPPEALDWLATGLRYQMLHVAGLLTVALLAARAPARSLTLAGSGFLAGTVVFSGLLYVMALTGTRWLGMIVPIGGVSFLIGWAALACYALTRQDRGI
- a CDS encoding glycerophosphodiester phosphodiesterase; translated protein: MLSYAFLQSNRPLAFAHRGGALEAPENTLAAFAHAVGLGYRYIETDIQATRDGVAVVFHDDDLARLAGRPQSVSELDWSELRHLRVAGEPIPRFDELLAAWPELRINLEPKSDSAVVPMVEAIRNAGALDRVCVGCFQEARVRRLRELLGPALCWSPGPFGVFRVWATGYGLPLGVPDCGALQVPTQFRGIPLVTRNLIRAAHARDIQVHVWTVDERAEMERLLDLGVDGLMTDRPSLLRDVLQCRGVWS
- a CDS encoding helix-turn-helix domain-containing protein encodes the protein MADTRDSAAWAPHPVDAYVGHRLRQRRVAVGLTQDKLAKSVGITFQQVQKYERGTNRIVASRLYELAQVLRVSVDYFFKDFEIEAGRPSDASAADQGEAGFSDVMGERETLSLVRAFHRIGNGIVRRRLAELIRSLGESNRNLC